One genomic window of Bacillus mycoides includes the following:
- a CDS encoding peptide MFS transporter: MDAALKLEKAGEQQSPKKHPPGLYLLFLTEMWERFSYYGMRGLLVLYLTTAAVSGGLGFDKAVAVQLYGTFTAAVYFMPIIGGWLTDHYITRRHAITLGGIIMAIGNFVLFSMNTKTGLLLGLVLLVIGNGFFKPNISTLLGELYDENDSRRDSAFTIFYMGINVGAFFAPLICGFLAEDFFKTSVDGVMVMGYKYGFLAACIGMIIGQIVFNLLAPRYLGTAGTTVVGKKTKNQPATEKKPLTKQEKNRTWAIVILTCFVVFFWAGFEQAGSSLTLYTDKFVDRTIFGWEVPTSWFQSVNPAFIVLLAPFVSMLWLKLSKSKRGDLKVPTKMAFGMILLGIGYLVLTLAVLKTGSSEADITVKANLLFIVITYMFHTIGELFLSPIGLSMVSAIAPVKLASLLMGVWLAGSGMANWLAGKLASFTQSLGYLEVFASIGIIVIVLGFVLLLCSKKVASMME, translated from the coding sequence ATGGATGCAGCTTTAAAATTAGAAAAAGCTGGAGAACAACAATCACCAAAAAAACATCCACCAGGATTATATTTGTTGTTCTTAACAGAAATGTGGGAAAGATTTAGTTATTATGGAATGCGTGGCCTTTTAGTTCTTTATTTAACAACTGCTGCTGTTAGTGGCGGGTTAGGATTTGATAAGGCAGTTGCAGTGCAATTATATGGTACTTTTACAGCGGCAGTATATTTCATGCCAATTATAGGCGGATGGCTAACTGATCATTATATTACAAGACGTCATGCCATTACTCTCGGCGGAATTATTATGGCGATTGGTAACTTTGTACTATTCTCCATGAATACAAAAACAGGACTATTACTTGGATTAGTACTATTAGTTATTGGTAATGGATTCTTTAAACCAAATATTTCTACACTGTTAGGTGAATTGTATGACGAAAATGATTCACGTCGTGACAGTGCATTTACTATCTTCTATATGGGTATTAACGTAGGTGCTTTCTTCGCTCCACTTATTTGTGGATTTTTAGCAGAAGATTTCTTTAAAACAAGCGTTGATGGCGTTATGGTTATGGGATATAAATACGGATTCTTAGCAGCTTGTATCGGTATGATTATTGGCCAAATTGTTTTCAACTTATTAGCTCCTCGCTACCTTGGTACAGCAGGAACAACAGTTGTTGGTAAAAAAACAAAAAATCAACCTGCAACTGAAAAGAAACCTTTAACAAAACAAGAAAAAAATCGCACTTGGGCAATTGTAATTTTAACTTGTTTCGTTGTATTCTTCTGGGCAGGATTTGAACAAGCTGGTAGTTCTTTAACACTTTATACAGATAAATTCGTAGATCGTACAATTTTCGGATGGGAAGTTCCAACATCTTGGTTCCAATCAGTTAACCCAGCATTCATCGTACTACTTGCACCATTCGTATCTATGCTATGGTTAAAACTTTCTAAATCAAAGCGTGGCGATTTAAAAGTACCAACAAAAATGGCATTTGGTATGATTTTACTAGGTATAGGTTACCTTGTTTTAACATTAGCGGTTCTAAAAACTGGAAGTAGTGAAGCTGATATAACTGTTAAAGCAAACTTATTATTCATCGTTATCACTTATATGTTCCATACAATTGGCGAACTATTCTTATCACCAATCGGTCTATCAATGGTAAGTGCAATTGCACCTGTTAAATTAGCATCATTACTAATGGGTGTATGGTTAGCTGGTTCAGGTATGGCTAACTGGTTAGCTGGTAAGCTTGCTTCCTTTACACAATCATTAGGCTATCTTGAAGTATTTGCAAGTATCGGTATTATCGTTATCGTCCTAGGATTTGTACTTCTTCTCTGCTCTAAAAAAGTTGCAAGTATGATGGAATAA
- a CDS encoding acid-soluble spore protein H, whose translation MDVKRVKQILSSSSRIDVTYEGVPVWIESCDEQKGSAQVYDVSNPGESVHVDVTALEEM comes from the coding sequence ATGGATGTAAAACGTGTGAAACAGATATTATCTTCTTCAAGTAGAATTGATGTTACATATGAGGGAGTCCCCGTATGGATTGAGAGCTGTGATGAGCAGAAGGGGAGTGCTCAAGTGTATGACGTATCCAACCCAGGAGAGAGCGTTCACGTGGATGTGACGGCTTTAGAAGAGATGTAA
- a CDS encoding glycine C-acetyltransferase, with protein MSSKTLANFLEENLEDLKSKGLYNVIDPLESPNGPIITIGGKEYINLSSNNYLGLATDNRLQEAAIGAIHKYGVGAGAVRTINGTLDLHIKLEETIAKFKHTEAAIAYQSGFNCNMAAISAVMDKNDAILSDELNHASIIDGSRLSRAKIIVYKHSDMEDLRKKAIEAKESGLYNKLMVITDGVFSMDGDIAKLPEIVEIAEELDLMTYVDDAHGSGVLGKGAGTVKHFGLSDKVDFQIGTLSKAIGVIGGYVAGKQNLIDWLKVRSRPFLFSTALTPADAAACMRAIEILMESTELHDRLWENGRYLKQGLKELGFNIGESETPITPCIIGDEVLTQEFSKRLNEEGVYAKSIVFPTVAKGMGRVRNMPTAAHTKEMLDEAIRKYEKVGKEMGII; from the coding sequence ATGTCTAGTAAAACACTTGCAAACTTTTTAGAAGAAAATTTAGAGGATTTAAAATCAAAGGGGCTTTATAACGTAATTGATCCGCTTGAAAGTCCAAATGGACCGATTATTACAATTGGCGGAAAAGAATATATTAACTTATCTTCAAACAACTATCTTGGATTAGCGACTGATAATCGCTTACAAGAAGCAGCAATTGGTGCAATTCATAAGTACGGCGTTGGAGCAGGAGCTGTTCGTACAATTAATGGTACTTTAGATTTGCATATCAAATTAGAAGAAACAATTGCAAAGTTTAAACATACAGAAGCAGCAATTGCTTATCAATCAGGATTTAACTGTAATATGGCAGCGATTTCAGCTGTTATGGATAAAAATGATGCGATTCTTTCAGATGAATTAAACCATGCATCTATTATTGATGGTAGTCGTCTATCAAGAGCGAAAATCATCGTTTATAAGCATTCTGATATGGAAGATTTACGCAAAAAAGCAATCGAGGCAAAAGAATCAGGTCTTTATAATAAATTAATGGTTATTACAGACGGTGTTTTCTCAATGGATGGAGATATTGCAAAATTACCAGAGATTGTTGAAATTGCAGAAGAGCTGGATTTAATGACATATGTAGATGATGCACACGGTTCAGGGGTACTTGGCAAAGGTGCAGGTACTGTAAAACATTTCGGCCTTTCTGATAAAGTTGATTTCCAAATCGGTACATTATCAAAAGCAATTGGGGTAATTGGTGGATATGTAGCTGGGAAACAAAACTTAATCGATTGGTTAAAAGTGCGTTCACGTCCATTCTTATTCTCAACAGCTTTAACACCAGCTGATGCAGCTGCTTGTATGAGAGCAATTGAAATTTTAATGGAAAGCACAGAGTTACACGATCGTTTATGGGAAAATGGTCGCTATTTGAAACAAGGGTTAAAAGAACTTGGCTTTAACATTGGAGAAAGTGAGACACCAATTACACCTTGTATTATTGGTGATGAAGTATTAACACAAGAATTTAGTAAACGTCTAAATGAAGAAGGCGTATATGCAAAATCTATCGTATTCCCAACCGTAGCAAAAGGAATGGGACGCGTTCGAAATATGCCTACAGCAGCTCATACGAAAGAAATGTTAGATGAAGCAATTCGTAAGTATGAAAAAGTAGGGAAAGAAATGGGTATCATTTAA
- a CDS encoding L-lactate permease: MSTWTQIYDPLNNIWLSALIAALPIFCFIICLVGFKMKGYIAGLYSVIVAIILAIFVYKMPATMAVASAGFGVLSGFYPICTIVIAAIFLYKLTVKTEQFNVIRDSISSITNDQRLQVLLIAYSFGAFLEGAAGFGVPVAITAALLVGMGFNPLKAAGICLVANIAGGAMGAMGIPVTVPAQLTQLDALTVGRQTVYILPFISIVLPFLLVSMVDGIKGIKETWQGILVSGVSFAITQFLVTYFLGAELTNIFAAVVSMVSLALFLRVWQPKSSAKEEKQEEKESHTFNQILYAWSPFVFLTAFVTIFNLKPIKALFAPDGPLANLVFNIQFPGLHNAVMKTAPITKADTPFAAIFKLDVFSSTTTAIVLAIIVSLIVYRVNGKIIKELMIETIKELKVPVYTICSVIALAYVENYSGMSSTLGLAFSSTGNAFPVLSPILGWIGVFITGSVVSSGSLFAPLQAVTADQLNLVPSTLVSLNVVGGTIAKMVSPQSVAVACAAVGLVGQESALFKTVMKYSLIFLAIISLLQLNSVFNIF, from the coding sequence ATGAGTACTTGGACACAAATTTATGACCCATTAAACAACATTTGGTTATCTGCACTAATCGCTGCACTTCCAATTTTCTGCTTCATTATTTGTTTAGTGGGATTCAAAATGAAAGGTTATATCGCTGGTCTCTATAGTGTAATTGTAGCCATTATTCTTGCAATATTTGTTTATAAAATGCCAGCAACTATGGCCGTAGCATCTGCGGGATTTGGTGTTTTATCTGGATTTTATCCAATTTGTACTATTGTTATCGCAGCTATTTTCCTTTACAAATTAACTGTTAAAACAGAACAATTCAATGTCATTCGTGATAGTATTTCAAGCATTACAAATGATCAACGTTTACAAGTATTATTAATTGCTTATTCTTTCGGTGCTTTCTTAGAAGGCGCGGCTGGTTTCGGTGTTCCAGTTGCTATTACAGCAGCATTACTTGTAGGTATGGGCTTTAATCCATTAAAGGCAGCCGGTATTTGCTTAGTAGCTAATATCGCTGGTGGTGCTATGGGTGCTATGGGTATTCCAGTTACAGTACCTGCACAATTAACTCAGCTTGATGCATTAACTGTCGGTCGTCAAACTGTTTACATTTTACCATTCATTAGCATTGTTTTACCTTTCTTACTTGTTTCAATGGTAGATGGAATTAAAGGTATTAAAGAAACTTGGCAAGGTATTCTTGTAAGTGGTGTTTCTTTCGCAATTACTCAATTCCTTGTAACTTATTTCTTAGGTGCAGAACTTACTAATATTTTCGCAGCCGTTGTAAGTATGGTCTCTCTTGCATTATTCTTACGTGTGTGGCAACCAAAATCTTCTGCTAAAGAAGAAAAACAAGAAGAAAAAGAATCTCATACATTCAATCAAATTTTATATGCTTGGTCTCCATTCGTATTCTTAACTGCATTCGTAACAATCTTTAATTTAAAACCGATTAAAGCTTTATTTGCTCCGGATGGTCCATTGGCAAACTTAGTATTTAACATTCAATTCCCTGGTCTTCATAATGCGGTTATGAAAACTGCACCAATTACAAAGGCTGATACACCTTTCGCAGCTATTTTCAAACTAGATGTATTCTCTTCTACAACTACTGCGATTGTATTAGCAATTATCGTTTCACTTATCGTCTACCGCGTAAACGGCAAAATAATTAAAGAATTAATGATCGAAACAATAAAAGAATTAAAAGTTCCAGTATATACAATTTGTAGCGTTATCGCTTTAGCTTACGTAGAGAACTACTCTGGTATGTCATCTACACTTGGACTTGCATTCTCTTCTACAGGAAATGCATTCCCAGTTCTTTCTCCAATTTTAGGATGGATTGGCGTATTCATTACAGGTTCAGTCGTATCAAGTGGTTCATTATTCGCACCACTTCAAGCAGTAACTGCCGATCAGTTAAACCTCGTTCCATCTACTCTCGTTTCATTAAACGTAGTTGGTGGTACAATCGCAAAAATGGTTTCACCACAATCTGTAGCAGTTGCTTGTGCAGCAGTTGGACTAGTTGGTCAAGAATCTGCCTTATTTAAAACAGTGATGAAATATAGTTTAATCTTCTTAGCTATTATTAGCTTACTTCAACTTAACTCTGTATTTAATATCTTTTAA
- a CDS encoding class I SAM-dependent methyltransferase, whose translation MAFTESDVYNNESFLEQYMKRRYRENSPNEVLEKPAFFQLIGDVQGKQILDLGCGDAKFGEELLENGCHSYTGIEGSELMYEKASKHLENKNGSVHFINLKDYTYPPSTFDLVTSRLALHYIEHLDIIFQNVFQTLKTNGTFTFSVQHPVITSSFESLQTSGKRTSWLVDDYFKTGKRVEPWIDQEVIKYHRTTEEYFTLLQQAGFTITNLKEATPNRNCFQGKEEYERRLRIPLFLLFSCKK comes from the coding sequence ATGGCATTTACAGAATCTGATGTATATAATAACGAATCGTTTTTAGAACAATATATGAAGCGAAGATATCGAGAAAATAGCCCAAACGAAGTACTTGAAAAACCAGCATTCTTTCAGCTCATTGGTGATGTACAAGGAAAACAAATTCTCGATTTAGGTTGTGGTGACGCTAAATTTGGCGAGGAATTATTAGAAAATGGTTGCCACTCTTACACTGGCATTGAAGGCTCCGAGCTCATGTATGAAAAAGCTAGTAAGCACCTAGAAAATAAAAATGGATCTGTTCATTTTATAAACCTCAAAGACTATACCTATCCTCCTTCTACTTTTGATTTAGTAACATCTAGACTCGCCTTACATTATATTGAACATCTTGATATCATTTTTCAAAATGTGTTTCAAACTTTAAAAACAAACGGGACCTTTACCTTTAGCGTTCAACATCCCGTTATTACCTCTTCGTTTGAAAGCTTACAAACAAGTGGTAAAAGAACTAGCTGGCTCGTCGATGATTATTTCAAAACAGGAAAACGAGTTGAGCCGTGGATTGATCAAGAGGTTATTAAATATCATCGGACAACGGAAGAATATTTTACATTATTACAACAAGCCGGATTTACAATTACAAACTTAAAAGAAGCCACACCAAATCGAAACTGTTTTCAGGGAAAAGAAGAATATGAACGTCGCTTACGTATTCCCCTTTTCCTACTATTTTCTTGCAAAAAATAA
- a CDS encoding ABC transporter substrate-binding protein: MNFMQKKSFTVFVFLLAFSLLLSACGKSNNKEEATKDNKKETITVEHAMGKTEVPANPKRVVILTNEGTEALLELGVKPVGAVKSWTGDPWYPHIKDKMKDVKVVGDEGQVNVETIASLKPDLIIGNKMRHEKVYEQLTAIAPTVFSETLRGEWKDNFKFYAKALNKEKEGQKVLADYGKRMEDLKGKLGDKVNQEISMVRFMPGDVRIYHGDTFSGVILKELGFKRPGDQNKDDFAERNVSKERISAMDGDVLFYFTFDKGNEKKGSELEKEYINDPLFKNLNAVKNGKAYKVDDVIWNTAGGVMAANLLLDDIEKRFVK, from the coding sequence ATGAATTTCATGCAAAAGAAATCGTTTACAGTATTTGTATTTTTACTAGCATTTTCACTTCTTTTAAGTGCTTGTGGAAAATCAAATAACAAAGAAGAAGCAACAAAAGATAATAAAAAAGAAACGATTACAGTTGAGCACGCAATGGGTAAAACAGAAGTTCCTGCCAATCCAAAACGTGTAGTTATTTTAACTAATGAAGGAACTGAAGCTTTACTTGAATTAGGTGTGAAACCGGTCGGTGCTGTAAAGTCTTGGACAGGTGACCCATGGTATCCGCATATTAAGGATAAAATGAAAGATGTAAAAGTTGTTGGTGATGAAGGACAAGTTAACGTTGAAACTATCGCTTCTTTAAAACCAGACTTAATTATCGGTAACAAAATGCGTCACGAAAAAGTGTACGAGCAACTAACAGCTATTGCACCTACTGTTTTCTCTGAAACATTACGTGGTGAATGGAAAGATAACTTTAAGTTTTATGCAAAAGCTTTAAATAAAGAAAAAGAAGGTCAAAAGGTTTTAGCTGATTACGGAAAACGTATGGAAGATTTAAAAGGCAAACTTGGTGATAAAGTAAATCAAGAAATTTCTATGGTACGCTTTATGCCTGGTGATGTTCGTATTTATCACGGTGATACATTCTCTGGCGTTATTTTAAAAGAACTTGGATTTAAGCGTCCTGGTGATCAAAACAAAGATGATTTCGCAGAACGCAATGTATCTAAAGAGCGTATTTCTGCAATGGATGGTGATGTATTATTCTACTTCACATTCGATAAAGGCAACGAGAAAAAAGGCTCTGAACTAGAAAAAGAATATATAAACGACCCTCTATTTAAAAACTTAAATGCAGTAAAGAACGGAAAAGCATACAAAGTTGACGACGTTATTTGGAATACAGCTGGCGGTGTAATGGCTGCTAACTTACTACTAGACGACATTGAAAAACGCTTTGTTAAATAA
- a CDS encoding ABC transporter ATP-binding protein — MQKALETKRLTLSYGETIIIDELNLEIPKGEITIFIGSNGCGKSTLLRSLARLLKPTTGDILLDNQAIQSMQTKQIARQMAILPQGPQAPEGLTVLQLVKQGRYPYQTWLKQWSEKDEEMVQKALAATGMTEFAERDVHALSGGQRQRAWIAMTLAQDTDIILLDEPTTYLDMTHQIEVLDLLFELNETEKRTIVMVLHDLNLACRYADNIVAIQDKQIYAQGKPEEVVDQKLVRDVFRMECQISADPLFGTPLCIPHGKGRSVRKEAVQAMR; from the coding sequence ATGCAAAAAGCATTGGAGACGAAACGCTTGACGCTGTCGTATGGTGAAACGATTATTATTGATGAGCTGAATTTAGAAATTCCAAAAGGGGAAATTACAATCTTCATCGGTTCTAACGGTTGTGGGAAATCAACTTTATTACGTTCACTAGCTAGATTATTAAAGCCAACAACTGGTGACATTTTGTTAGATAATCAAGCGATTCAAAGTATGCAAACGAAGCAAATTGCTCGTCAAATGGCGATTTTACCGCAAGGGCCACAAGCGCCAGAAGGACTTACAGTATTGCAACTTGTTAAGCAAGGACGTTATCCATATCAAACATGGCTGAAGCAATGGTCCGAAAAAGATGAGGAAATGGTACAAAAAGCGCTTGCGGCAACGGGTATGACAGAATTTGCTGAGCGTGATGTTCATGCTCTTTCAGGTGGACAACGTCAACGTGCTTGGATTGCAATGACCCTTGCACAAGATACTGATATTATTTTACTGGATGAGCCAACTACATATTTAGATATGACTCACCAAATTGAAGTGTTAGATTTATTATTCGAATTAAATGAAACAGAGAAAAGAACGATTGTTATGGTATTACACGATTTGAACTTGGCATGCCGTTATGCAGACAACATTGTAGCTATTCAAGATAAACAAATATATGCGCAAGGTAAACCAGAAGAAGTTGTTGATCAAAAGTTAGTTCGTGATGTATTCCGTATGGAGTGTCAAATAAGCGCTGATCCATTATTTGGAACACCGCTCTGTATTCCGCATGGAAAAGGAAGAAGTGTACGAAAAGAAGCTGTTCAGGCGATGAGATAA
- a CDS encoding ArsR/SmtB family transcription factor gives MNQNQFDCRISEEDVQMLRALAHPLRLRLVMELMQRGTCNVTQLQEVLEIPQSTVSQHLTKLKQNKVVRFERRGLEVYYQIHNDKVSEVVKTLFS, from the coding sequence ATGAACCAAAATCAATTTGACTGTCGTATTTCAGAAGAAGACGTGCAGATGTTAAGAGCATTAGCTCATCCACTTCGTCTACGTCTAGTAATGGAACTAATGCAGCGTGGAACATGTAATGTAACACAATTACAAGAGGTATTAGAAATTCCGCAATCAACTGTTTCGCAGCATTTAACGAAATTAAAGCAAAATAAAGTAGTACGCTTTGAGAGACGCGGGTTAGAAGTGTATTATCAAATTCATAACGATAAAGTAAGTGAAGTAGTAAAAACATTATTTTCTTAA
- a CDS encoding FecCD family ABC transporter permease: MLLKTNQAKWIGLFVGIIAVVICIWGSIIFGYTNTSWKLALDAFFHFNGSNEHIIIQNVRLPRALIAASVGASLAIAGCLMQTLTKNPLASPDFIGLNSGAAFFIVVAIVIFSVTSLSAFTWIAFLGAAVAAVLVFASSSLGKEGTTPLKLTLAGVAISALFSSLTQGLLVLNEKAFEEVLFWLAGSVQGRKLEILQSVFPYLLIGWIASLMMAGKVNTLMMGEDVAKGLGQRTILMKSFVLLIIVLLSGGSVAVAGPIGFIGIVTPYFARFLVGVDHRWRVPYSGLLGAILLLLADIAARYVIMPQEVPVGVMTAFIGAPFFIYIARKRGLSK; encoded by the coding sequence ATGTTATTAAAAACAAATCAAGCAAAATGGATTGGATTATTTGTTGGAATCATTGCAGTCGTTATTTGTATTTGGGGAAGTATTATTTTCGGATATACAAATACGAGTTGGAAATTAGCGCTAGATGCTTTTTTTCATTTTAATGGTTCAAATGAGCATATTATTATTCAAAATGTGCGTTTACCAAGGGCGTTAATTGCAGCAAGTGTTGGTGCTAGTTTAGCCATAGCGGGTTGTTTAATGCAAACTTTAACAAAGAACCCACTTGCTTCTCCAGATTTTATTGGATTAAATTCAGGTGCTGCTTTCTTCATAGTTGTAGCAATTGTGATTTTTTCCGTTACATCATTATCAGCCTTTACTTGGATCGCCTTTTTAGGGGCAGCAGTTGCTGCAGTACTTGTATTTGCCTCTAGTTCTTTAGGAAAAGAAGGGACAACGCCTCTTAAGTTAACGTTAGCAGGTGTCGCGATAAGTGCTTTGTTTTCATCATTAACACAAGGGTTACTTGTTTTAAATGAAAAAGCATTTGAAGAAGTGTTATTTTGGCTTGCCGGATCTGTGCAAGGAAGAAAGTTAGAGATTTTACAATCTGTATTCCCGTATTTATTAATAGGCTGGATTGCATCTCTTATGATGGCAGGGAAAGTAAATACATTAATGATGGGGGAAGACGTTGCAAAAGGACTTGGACAACGAACAATTTTAATGAAATCATTCGTACTACTTATTATTGTACTGCTGTCTGGTGGTTCAGTTGCGGTCGCTGGTCCAATTGGATTTATTGGTATTGTTACTCCGTATTTTGCCAGATTCCTTGTTGGAGTAGATCACAGGTGGAGAGTACCGTATAGCGGCTTGTTAGGTGCAATACTATTACTCTTAGCTGATATAGCAGCTAGATATGTCATTATGCCACAAGAAGTACCAGTAGGGGTTATGACAGCATTTATCGGGGCCCCATTCTTTATTTATATTGCACGTAAGAGAGGGCTTAGCAAATGA
- a CDS encoding redoxin domain-containing protein — translation MKKWFIIALISIAVGWTIIAHFLLDKKEDIASKSNIPIGTEVGNVALDFLLETTTGQEVHLTDYKGKKVILNFWASWCGPCKIEMPDMEKFYHDTKDMGIEIVAVNATATEKDPNNVKQFLEENKYTFPVLLDQKGQASAAYQIISIPTSFVIDTNGVIQYKHVGPMTYEKMKEYVNNL, via the coding sequence ATTAAAAAATGGTTTATTATTGCGTTAATTAGCATTGCGGTTGGCTGGACTATTATCGCTCACTTCCTATTAGACAAAAAAGAAGATATAGCTTCAAAATCAAACATCCCAATTGGAACTGAAGTTGGCAATGTTGCCCTCGATTTCCTTCTGGAAACAACTACTGGTCAAGAAGTTCACCTTACAGACTATAAAGGAAAAAAAGTAATATTGAATTTTTGGGCAAGCTGGTGTGGTCCCTGCAAAATAGAAATGCCTGATATGGAAAAGTTTTATCATGATACTAAAGATATGGGGATTGAAATTGTCGCTGTAAATGCGACAGCTACTGAAAAAGACCCGAACAATGTAAAACAATTTCTTGAAGAAAACAAATATACCTTCCCCGTCCTATTAGATCAGAAAGGACAGGCAAGTGCCGCATATCAAATCATCAGCATTCCAACATCTTTTGTCATCGATACAAACGGTGTCATTCAATATAAGCATGTAGGACCAATGACATATGAAAAAATGAAAGAATATGTAAATAATTTATAG
- a CDS encoding FecCD family ABC transporter permease, whose product MKKYIPFRIGKGGLSFLMYKRAVLVLFSLLVVLIGLFFASAGMGDMKIAPYDVWQAITGNGDAMSNMVVNKFRMPRILSAILVGIALAVAGCILQGLVRNPLASPDIIGITGGASVAVVLFLAIFSDKNNALTVSIHYMPLAAFAGATIVALFVYLFAWRNDGLSPISLVLIGVGFWALTKAATTLFMLLAPIYQASQANVWITGTVYGSSWQNVMVLAPWVLILTVISFIAARQLNAQELGDDIAVGLGIPLTKSRVFMLLLSTALIGGAVAFAGGIGFVGLMAPHISRRLVGSLYGALLPVAAIVGAILVLAADLIGRTVFTPLEIPAGVFTSAIGAPYFIYLLYKSRNS is encoded by the coding sequence ATGAAGAAGTATATTCCGTTTCGTATAGGAAAAGGTGGGCTCTCGTTTTTAATGTATAAACGAGCTGTTCTAGTCTTATTCAGTTTACTAGTTGTTTTAATAGGATTATTTTTTGCGAGCGCAGGTATGGGAGATATGAAAATAGCTCCTTATGATGTATGGCAAGCGATTACCGGAAATGGTGATGCGATGTCAAATATGGTTGTAAATAAGTTTCGTATGCCGCGTATTTTAAGTGCGATCCTTGTAGGAATCGCACTTGCTGTAGCGGGGTGTATTTTACAAGGGCTCGTTCGAAATCCGCTTGCTTCTCCTGATATCATCGGAATTACGGGCGGGGCAAGTGTTGCAGTTGTACTATTTTTAGCTATATTTAGTGATAAAAATAATGCGCTAACAGTAAGCATTCATTATATGCCGCTCGCAGCCTTTGCTGGGGCAACGATTGTAGCGTTATTTGTATATTTATTTGCATGGAGAAATGACGGGTTATCACCGATTAGCCTTGTTTTAATTGGTGTTGGATTTTGGGCATTAACGAAAGCAGCAACGACTTTATTTATGTTGTTAGCACCAATTTATCAAGCGAGTCAAGCGAATGTATGGATTACAGGTACTGTTTACGGTTCTTCATGGCAAAATGTTATGGTACTTGCGCCGTGGGTTCTTATTTTAACTGTAATATCATTTATAGCGGCTAGACAATTAAATGCCCAAGAGCTAGGGGATGATATTGCAGTAGGACTCGGTATTCCTTTAACAAAGTCGCGCGTATTCATGCTATTACTTAGTACAGCTTTAATTGGTGGAGCAGTTGCTTTCGCAGGAGGAATTGGATTTGTTGGTTTAATGGCACCTCATATTTCTCGAAGGCTAGTTGGTTCTTTATACGGTGCCTTACTTCCAGTTGCGGCGATTGTCGGTGCAATTCTAGTGCTTGCTGCAGATTTAATTGGGCGTACAGTTTTCACACCACTTGAAATTCCAGCAGGGGTATTTACATCAGCAATTGGTGCACCTTATTTTATTTATTTACTTTATAAAAGTCGGAATTCATAA